From Candidatus Syntrophoarchaeum caldarius, the proteins below share one genomic window:
- a CDS encoding Translation elongation factor EF1A, eukaryotic and archaeal: MEEFDMAEKPHMNLAVIGHIDHGKSTLVGRLLFETKTIDPHLIEQYRKEAEAKGKATFEFAWVMDSLKEERERGITIDIAHQRFDTDKYYFTVVDCPGHRDFVKNMITGASQADAAILVVDAKDGVMAQTKEHVFLSRTLGINQLIVALNKMDMVDYSEERYNEVKKDIEDLLKIVGYKGDMVTFLPVSALKGDNVTEPSENLKWYKGPTVLEALDNFKEPEKPIDLPLRIPVQDVYTISGVGTVPVGRVETGVMKKGDKVIFSPTMKSGEVKSIEMHHEEVPEAIPGDNIGWNVRGIGKGDLRRGDVCGHVDNPPSVAAEFTAQIVVLQHPSAITVGYTPVFHCHTAQVACTFIELQKKLDPKTGAVAEENPQFLKTGDAAIVKIRPTRPLVIERAKEIPQLGRFAIRDMGQTIAAGMVIDLVEKQ; the protein is encoded by the coding sequence TTGGAGGAATTTGATATGGCAGAAAAACCACACATGAATCTGGCTGTGATCGGACATATTGATCACGGTAAGTCGACACTTGTGGGAAGATTGCTCTTTGAGACAAAGACGATTGATCCACATTTGATCGAGCAGTACCGAAAAGAGGCAGAAGCGAAGGGAAAAGCGACATTTGAGTTTGCATGGGTAATGGACTCACTGAAGGAAGAACGAGAGCGTGGTATCACGATCGATATTGCTCATCAGCGATTCGATACCGACAAGTATTACTTCACGGTTGTAGATTGTCCAGGGCATCGTGACTTTGTCAAGAACATGATCACAGGCGCATCCCAGGCAGATGCCGCGATTCTTGTCGTTGACGCAAAGGACGGTGTGATGGCGCAGACAAAGGAGCATGTTTTCCTCTCCAGGACACTCGGTATCAACCAGCTCATCGTTGCGCTGAACAAGATGGACATGGTTGACTACAGCGAGGAGCGCTACAACGAGGTCAAGAAGGACATCGAAGATCTCCTGAAGATCGTTGGATACAAGGGGGATATGGTTACATTCCTGCCTGTATCTGCACTCAAGGGAGACAATGTAACAGAGCCAAGCGAGAACCTGAAGTGGTACAAAGGACCAACTGTCCTGGAAGCACTCGACAACTTCAAAGAGCCTGAGAAACCGATAGACCTCCCACTCAGAATACCTGTACAGGATGTCTACACGATTTCAGGCGTTGGAACCGTCCCCGTTGGCAGGGTTGAGACTGGTGTAATGAAGAAAGGCGATAAGGTTATCTTCAGCCCAACGATGAAGTCTGGTGAGGTTAAATCCATCGAGATGCACCACGAGGAGGTCCCTGAAGCAATTCCAGGTGACAATATCGGATGGAATGTGCGAGGCATCGGTAAAGGAGATCTCAGAAGAGGTGACGTCTGTGGGCACGTCGATAACCCACCATCGGTAGCCGCAGAGTTCACAGCACAGATCGTTGTCCTGCAACACCCGAGCGCAATAACAGTTGGATATACGCCCGTATTCCACTGTCACACCGCACAGGTCGCATGCACCTTCATAGAACTTCAGAAGAAGCTTGATCCAAAGACAGGAGCGGTCGCAGAGGAGAACCCACAATTTTTGAAGACTGGTGATGCTGCGATCGTCAAGATAAGGCCAACAAGGCCGCTTGTGATCGAGAGGGCAAAGGAAATTCCACAGCTTGGAAGGTTTGCCATACGAGATATGGGGCAGACGATCGCTGCAGGGATGGTTATCGATCTTGTCGAGAAACAATAA
- a CDS encoding protein containing DUF82, whose protein sequence is MSDAEIKRMRFLVDCMLGRMKSWLRLFGYDTIYASDEADDGELLEMAKKEDRIVLSRDRELIERCRQRGIDALRIHSVNTAEQLTEVMLGVGIEPCTRVLRCTLCNESIKRLNKDDVKKLKEEEGYEYVPASSLGDLEFWQCTGCGHVFWEGGHWINIEKMVKLLRRRCMDAERLKKKLEHWIEHSEGHIESYEKAVIEADALGLSDLKTDLEHAVDAMEEATEWLKSAHRRLKLGQ, encoded by the coding sequence ATGAGTGATGCAGAGATTAAAAGAATGAGGTTCCTTGTTGACTGTATGCTCGGTCGCATGAAATCATGGCTCAGACTCTTCGGGTATGATACGATCTATGCAAGTGATGAGGCTGATGATGGGGAACTTCTTGAGATGGCAAAAAAGGAAGATCGAATAGTATTGAGCCGTGATCGTGAGTTGATTGAGAGGTGCAGGCAGCGTGGAATAGATGCGCTGCGAATACACTCGGTGAATACAGCCGAGCAGCTCACAGAGGTGATGCTGGGGGTTGGTATTGAGCCATGTACCCGAGTTCTCCGCTGCACGTTATGCAACGAGTCGATCAAAAGATTGAATAAGGATGATGTCAAAAAACTAAAGGAAGAAGAAGGGTATGAATATGTACCTGCTTCAAGCCTCGGTGACCTGGAGTTCTGGCAGTGTACAGGTTGTGGCCATGTATTCTGGGAGGGGGGGCACTGGATTAACATCGAAAAGATGGTAAAACTTCTGAGGAGGCGTTGTATGGATGCAGAACGCTTAAAAAAGAAACTTGAACACTGGATTGAACACAGCGAGGGACATATAGAGAGCTATGAAAAAGCTGTGATCGAAGCTGATGCACTTGGACTGTCTGATTTAAAAACAGACCTTGAACACGCGGTTGATGCGATGGAAGAGGCTACAGAATGGCTCAAAAGTGCACACAGGCGATTGAAGTTGGGACAGTAA